In Aspergillus nidulans FGSC A4 chromosome II, a single window of DNA contains:
- a CDS encoding ubiquinol--cytochrome-c reductase subunit 2 (transcript_id=CADANIAT00004333), protein MMLSRSAISRNAPRALQNAASRRGMASAATPGLQYDVSEAAGVKIANREPAGVTGTLALVAKAGTRYQPFPAFSDALELFAFQSTLKRSALRITREVELLGGEFSSTHSRENVVLKTKFLANDLPYFVELLAEVASQTKYPSYELNEIIAKLLKLRQVAIANDPEAVAVDAVHGVAFHQGLGETITPSAHAPYEKNLSAEAIAEFAKNAYAKSNIALVGSGVSSAELSKWVGDFFKGLPNAGTTGRYQVKSDSASKYYGGEQRISTKAGNSVVIAFPGTSAFGTSSYKPAASVLAALLGGESSIKWSPGFSLLGQATQGFSQLRVSTKNHAYSDAGLLTVTLSGKADQVASAGKTVVDALKKAAAGEVPADDIKKATAFAKFQALESAQTLATGLEATGSALINGSKPYQIGEVAQSVDSVTEAQVKDLAKSLLSGKASVASVGDLSQLPYAADLGLTV, encoded by the exons ATGATGCTGTCGCGGTCCGCCATCAGTCGAAATGCGCCCCGTGCGCTTCAGAACGCTGCCAGCCGTCGGGGCATGGCTTCTGCCGCTACCCCGGGTCTTCAATACGATGTTTCGGAGGCTGCTGGTGTGAAAATTGCGAACAGAGAGCCTGCTGGTGTCACTGGTACTCTCGCCTTGGTCGCGAAGGCCGGTACCCGCTACCAGCCTTTCCCTGCTTTCTCCgatgctcttgagctctttgcTTTCCAG TCTACACTCAAACGTTCGGCGCTGCGGATCACTCGGgaggttgagctgctggGTGGTGAATTCTCCTCGACACATTCCCGTGAAAACGTTGTTCTCAAGACCAAATTCCTCGCGAACGACCTTCCCTACTTTGTTGAGCTATTGGCGGAAGTTGCTTCCCAGACCAAGTATCCTA GCTACGAGCTCAATGAAATTATCGCCAAGCTTCTGAAGCTCAGACAGGTCGCCATTGCCAATGACCctgaggctgttgctgtcgaTGCCGTTCACGGTGTCGCCTTCCATCAGGGTCTCGGTGAGACTATTACTCCCTCCGCTCATGCCCCATACGAGAAGAACCTCTCAGCTGAGGCTATCGCCGAGTTCGCAAAGAACGCCTATGCGAAGTCCAACATCGCTCTCGTCGGTAGCGGTGTTagctctgcagagctttCGAAGTGGGTTGGTGATTTCTTCAAGGGTCTTCCGAATGCCGGCACCACCGGCCGATACCAGGTCAAGTCCGACTCTGCTTCGAAGTACTACGGTGGTGAGCAGCGTATCTCTACCAAGGCCGGCAACTCCGTCGTGATCGCTTTCCCTGGCACCAGCGCCTTCGGAACTTCTTCCTACAAGCCCGCTGCTTCCGttctcgctgctcttctcgGTGGTGAGTCGTCCATCAAGTGGTCTCCTGGTTTCTCGCTCCTCGGCCAAGCCACCCAGGGCTTCAGCCAGCTCCGCGTCTCGACCAAGAACCATGCCTACTCGGATGCCGGTCTTCTCACTGTTACCTTGAGCGGCAAGGCCGACCAGGTCGCCTCTGCCGGCAAGACCGTTGTCGACGCtctcaagaaggccgccgctgGTGAGGTTCCCGCCGATGATATCAAGAAGGCTACTGCTTTCGCCAAGTTCCAAGCTCTTGAGTCTGCTCAGACTCTCGCAACCGGTCTTGAGGCTACCGGTTCCGCCCTCATCAACGGCAGCAAGCCCTACCAGATTGGCGAGGTCGCCCAAAGCGTAGACAGCGTCACCGAGGCACAGGTTAAGGAT CTCGCCAAGTCCCTCCTCTCAGGCAAGGCCTCCGTCGCCTCCGTCGGTGATCTCTCCCAGCTGCCCTACGCCGCCGACCTTGGTCTGACCGTCTAA
- a CDS encoding putative mitochondrial DNA replication protein (Yhm2) (transcript_id=CADANIAT00004334): MSTATEELGTAPKLEKKPVKFSNLLLGAGLNLFEVTTLGQPLEVIKTTMAANRGDSFAGAMGRIWGRGGILGYYQGLIPWAWIEASTKGAVLLFVASEAEFRAKVLGAPDFLAGISGGMAGGIAQAYATMGFCTCMKTVEITKHKMAAQGVKPPSTFATFMDIYRKEGIRGINRGVNAVAIRQTTNWGSRFGLSRLAEQALRKVTGKDESQKLSALEKVIASGLGGGLSAWNQPIEVIRVEMQSKTEDPNRPKNLTVGKAFKYIYDTNGIKGLYRGVTPRVGLGIWQTVCMVALGDMAKEAVEKLTGDKVTAKH, translated from the exons ATGTCTACAGCTACGGAAGAGCTGGGCACCGCCCCAAAGCTCGAAAAGAAGCCCGTCAAATTCAGCAACTTGCTCT TGGGCGCTGGATTAAACTTGTTTGA GGTCACTACTTTGGGACAG CCACTGGAGGTGATCAAGACAACCATGGCTGCAAACCGGGGCGATAGCTTCGCTGGCGCTATGGGTCGGATATGGGGTCGTGGCGGGATCCTCGGTT ATTACCAAGGTCTCATTCCGTGGGCCTGGATTGAGGCCTCTACGAAGGGTGCTGTCCTCTTGTTCGTCGCCTCCGAGGCGGAATTCCGTGCCAAGGTGCTCGGTGCGCCCGACTTCCTCGCCGGTATCTCCGGGGGTATGGCCGGTGGTATCGCTCAAGCCTATGCGACTATGGGATTCTGCACCTGCATGAAGACGGTTGAAATTACAAAGCATAAGATGGCAGCTCAGGGTGTCAAACCCCCCAGCACCTTCGCTACGTTCATGGACATCTACCGCAAAGAAGGAATCAGAGGCATTAACCGTGGTGTGAATGCTGTTGCCATCCGTCAGACGACTAACTGGGGATCTCGATTCGGCCTTTCTCGCTTGGCAGAGCAGGCTCTTCGTAAGGTGACTGGCAAAGACGAGAGCCAGAAGCTCAGCGCTCTTGAAAAGGTTATCGCATCAGGATTGGGTGGTGGTCTCTCTGCCTGGAACCAGCCAATTGAGGTCATCCGCGTCGAGATGCAGAGCAAGACTGAGGACCCCAACCGTCCCAAGAACCTTACGGTCGGCAAGGCTTTCAAATATATTTACGATACAAACGGCATCAAGGGATTATATCGTGGTGTGACACCCAGAGTTGGTCTGGGTATCTGGCAGACCGTCTGCATGGTGGCTCTTGGTGACAT GGCCAAAGAGGCAGTCGAAAAACTGACGGGCGACAAAGTCACCGCGAAGCACTAG
- a CDS encoding protein rpc82 (transcript_id=CADANIAT00004332) — protein sequence MASQYAAELCMLLVEDNFGELFGRIFSTLHRYERLTLPRLLGLTRLSENRLRAALVAMIQHHLVHFYTAVEEGGVTYYSANMQAAYYLIRSGKILEFVEDRLGKYAATVMSTIMYLGHAQVSHLDTLPELRSDASKTNGVNEGEHDRPEGENETNGTNGEHVSDQPALLHPTLKALAGHGYIVRVREAHFQSIADNILNIERQIRSGDSVQSMKGKKLEEFVVEKTADMLKERLDGDLTRGLIVNGVPRGVKRSQTNGVSDDNETEKARFDYDDGEDEDEENEWLDDEVPMESSLTVRVNYEKLDVALRNRRFLELAERGAPPESAQIYDYLLRRIEYQTSKCRDASEIPREGEEGEQYSVPIPLSALARDIDPYLDLAGSLGPTNTPANNRLGKRTFDDTVDDNDDDHGATGNRTYEIDQHLSLLAQPPLNLTSKRLNGGIINWTVEFRHLARKLRHLELERIVEARYGDVALRVLRVLQAKGKLDEKRLQEISLLPFKDLRQVLASMQTGGFVDLQEVPRDAQRQPSRTIYLWYYDPDRARDSMLQDTYKAMSRCLQRLKFERGRLKDFLEKTERSDVKGNEELYLSEGELDRLREWRAKEALLIGEVARLDDMIAVMRDY from the exons ATGGCTTCTCAA TATGCGGCAGAGCTTTGTATGCTCTTAGTCGAAGACAATTTCGGCGAGCTTTTCGGG CGCATATTCTCGACCTTGCATCGATATGAACGCCTCACTCTGCCCCGACTTCTGGGGCTCACCCGTCTCTCTGAGAATCGACTACGGGCAGCCCTTGTAGCCATGAtccagcatcatctcgtTCATTTCTATACTGCCGTCGAGGAGGGTGGCGTCACCTATTACAGCGCAAATATGCAGGCGGCATACTATCTTATCCGATCAGGCAAAATCCTGGAGTTTGTCGAAGATAGACTAGGAAAATACGCTGCCACTGTCATGTCAACCATCATGTATCTTGGTCACGCACAAGTAAGCCATCTCGATACCCTGCCGGAGCTGCGATCGGACGCCTCGAAGACCAACGGTGTCAACGAAGGGGAACATGATCGGCCAGAAGGAGAAAACGAGACGAATGGGACGAATGGTGAACATGTTTCAGACCAGCCGGCACTCCTGCATCCGACACTCAAAGCACTTGCAGGGCATGGTTATATTGTTCGTGTTCGCGAAGCGCACTTCCAAAGCATTGCTGATAATATCCTCAACATTGAACGTCAAATAAGGTCAGGGGACTCCGTACAAAGtatgaagggaaaaaaacTTGAAGAGTTCGTGGTGGAGAAGACGGCCGACATGCTCAAGGAAAGACTCGATGGAGATCTTACGCGTGGACTTATTGTCAACGGAGTTCCACGGGGTGTCAAAAGGAGCCAAACCAACGGAGTTTCAGATGATAATGAAACAGAAAAGGCCCGATTCGACTACGACGatggcgaagacgaagacgaagagaatgAATGGTTGGATGACGAAGTCCCCATGGAG TCTTCATTAACGGTTCGTGTGAACTACGAAAAGCTGGACGTTGCGCTTCGAAACCGGCGTTTTCTCGAACTCGCCGAACGCGGCGCACCCCCAGAATCAGCTCAAATATACGACTACCTCCTCCGGCGAATTGAATATCAAACCAGCAAGTGCCGGGACGCCTCCGAGATCCCCcgcgaaggtgaagaaggcgaacAGTACTCGGTTCCTATTCCCCTCAGTGCTCTTGCTCGAGACATCGATCCTTATCTCGACCTCGCAGGTTCCCTTGGGCCAACAAACACCCCCGCCAATAACCGACTGGGCAAACGCACATTTGACGACACAGTTGATGACAACGACGATGACCACGGAGCTACTGGCAACCGCACCTATGAAATAGACCAACACCTCTCACTCCTCGCCCAACCCCCACTCAATCTTACTTCCAAACGTCTTAATGGTGGCATAATAAATTGGACCGTCGAATTCCGACATTTAGCCCGTAAACTTCGCCACCTTGAACTCGAACGCATCGTCGAGGCCCGGTACGGCGACGTTGCCCTCCGGGTGCTCCGCGTCCTGCAGGCGAAAGGGAAACTAGACGAAAAGCGCCTACAGGAAATCAGCCTCCTTCCCTTCAAAGACCTGCGTCAGGTCCTCGCATCCATGCAGACAGGCGGCTTCGTCGACCTCCAAGAAGTTCCGCGTGACGCGCAGCGTCAACCTTCGCGCACGATTTACCTCTGGTATTACGACCCCGACCGTGCCCGGGACAGCATGCTACAGGATACATACAAAGCTATGTCGCGGTGTCTGCAGCGGTTAAAATTCGAGCGCGGCCGGTTAAAGGACTTTCTCGAGAAAACAGAGCGCAGTGATGTCAAGGGGAACGAGGAGCTCTATCTTTCGGAAGGAGAGCTTGATAGACTGCGGGAATGGAGAGCCAAGGAAGCGTTGTTGATTGGAGAAGTTGCCCGGTTAGACGATATGATTGCTGTGATGAGGGATTATTGA
- the cit1 gene encoding citrate (Si)-synthase citA (transcript_id=CADANIAT00004335), with amino-acid sequence MASTLRLSTSALRSSTLAGKPVVQSVAFNGLRCYSTGKTKSLKETFADKLPGELEKVKKLRKEHGNKVIGELTLDQAYGGARGVKCLVWEGSVLDSEEGIRFRGLTIPECQKLLPKAPGGEEPLPEGLFWLLLTGEVPSEQQVRDLSAEWAARSDLPKFIEELIDRCPSTLHPMAQFSLAVTALEHESAFAKAYAKGINKKEYWHYTFEDSMDLIAKLPTIAAKIYRNVFKDGKVAPIQKDKDYSYNLANQLGFADNKDFVELMRLYLTIHSDHEGGNVSAHTTHLVGSALSSPMLSLAAGLNGLAGPLHGLANQEVLNWLTEMKKVVGNDLSDQSIKDYLWSTLNAGRVVPGYGHAVLRKTDPRYTSQREFALRKLPDDPMFKLVSQVYKIAPGVLTEHGKTKNPYPNVDAHSGVLLQYYGLTEANYYTVLFGVSRALGVLPQLIIDRAFGAPIERPKSFSTEAYAKLVGAKL; translated from the exons ATGGCTTCTACACTCAGACTTAGTACCTCTGCTCTCCGCTCCAGCACTCTTGCTGGCAAGCCCGTTGTTCAGTCTGTTGCCTTCAATGGCCTGCGCTGCTACTCTACCGGCAAGACCAAG TCCCTTAAAGAGACCTTCGCCGACAAGCTTCCCGGCGAGCtcgagaaggtcaagaagctccGAAA GGAGCATGGCAACAAGGTCATTGGCGAGCTCACCCTTGACCAGGCTTATGGTGGTGCCCGTGGCGTGAAGTGCCTCGTGTGGGAG GGTTCCGTCCTTGATTCCGAGGAGGGTATCCGTTTCCGTGGTCTCACC ATTCCCGAGTGCCAGAAGCTTCTTCCCAAGGCCCCCGGTGGTGAGGAGCCTCTCCCTGAAG GTCTCTTCTGGTTGCTTCTGACCGGCGAGGTTCCCTCTGAGCAGCAGGTTCGTGACCTGTCTGCTGAGTGGGCCGCCCGCTCCGACCTCCCCAAGTTCATTGAGGAGCTTATCGACCGCTGCCCGAGCACTCTCCACCCCATGGCTCAGTTCTCTCTCGCCGTCACTGCTCTTGAGCACGAGTCTGCTTTCGCCAAGGCCTACGCCAAGGGTATCAACAAGAAGGAGTACTGGCACTACACCTTCGAGGACTCTATGGACCTTATTGCCAAGCTGCCCACCATCGCCGCCAAGATCTACCGCAATGTTTTCAAGGACGGCAAGGTTGCTCCTATCCAGAAGGACAAGGACTACTCCTACAACTTGGCCAACCAGCTCGGCTTTGCCGACAACAAGGACTTCGTTGAGCTGATGCGCCTGTACCTCACCATCCACTCCGATCACGAGGGTGGAAATGTTAGCGCTCACACTACCCACCTTGTTGGTAGTGCTCTGAGCTCCCCCATGCTTTCCCTGGCGGCTGGTCTCAACGGTCTGGCCGGTCCTCTCCATGGATT GGCCAACCAGGAAGTCCTTAACTGGCTCACCGAAATGAAGAAGGTCGTCGGCAACGACCTCAGCGACCAGTCCATCAAGGACTATCTCTGGTCTACCCTCAACGCTGGTCGCGTTGTTCCTGGATACGGTCACGCCGTTCTTCGCAAGACCGACCCTCGCTACACGTCCCAGCGCGAGTTTGCTCTCCGCAAGTTGCCTGATGACCCCATGTTCAAGTTGGTCAGCCAGGTTTACAAGATCGCTCCTGGCGTCCTGACCGAGCAcggcaagaccaagaaccCTTACCccaatgttgatgct CACTCTGGTGTCCTCCTGCAGTACTACGGCCTCACTGAGGCTAACTACTACACCGTCTTGTTCGGTGTCTCGCGTGCTCTTGGTGTCCTTCCTCAGCTCATCATTGACCGTGCTTTTGGTGCTCCTATCGAGCGTCCCAAGAGTTTCAGCACTGAGGCTTACGCCAAGCTTGTTGGCGCTAAGCTATAA